From one uncultured Bacteroides sp. genomic stretch:
- the cas13b gene encoding type VI-B CRISPR-associated RNA-guided ribonuclease Cas13b gives MEASDLKEHRYRDIENDPYYFNHFINMGRHNAYLIIHDIYESVYKEELNVEENSLAVFCKKVIDRSQDKPDEMTKVISLLIRHFPFLAYYEDEKRLKSTEEKPQKGKEYESLNKLAGYLETLNKIRNQTSHYKHNKEDVSLPKYQLLFEKGIKEAQNRMGYEDKDVKHLYTNAYYKLANNTILTEAGISYFVCLFLDKKNGYLFLSRIKGFKDKNKTSERYKSATLEAFTQFHCHVPYPKLESSDIALDMLNELNRCPKQLYNVLGNEDQKKFIAAISEKNESDDELPEPIMKRSEDRFPYFALRYFEESDTLDGITFQLYLGRKQAQESHTKKIAGTERAHLLLKNMHLFGYLPFYQKKEAHKFYKGNEEVEFYAPAFRMAGNRIGLVLRDEAQEQYAVPLTNKTEEDKNYPDAILSTHELSGLFFYNFLHEKGWIKDSPQKFIQNYLSEFRRFIDDLQKEKIHPVSTASFVVGKRRQHKDEDLSILKENSSKLQTLLDGYGLKMDWIPDACREYLLNYKASSDKFIIKDKFVTMKKDAERKLTRIRAFAEAERKGMVTMNVTRKQLRIGELAQELARDIVFLTPPQETATGDKKKINNMEFDVLQKMLAYFPIYKDKLKKYLNVLKEKDNQWKHPFLHWVFTNRYTAYSSLTDVYEAYYQSKAKWIEQEILVETKGQRKFQIIWKLKDQDATAAKYEYILKLNQKTKLATEKVYSDKAVYLPTDLFKACIVKAMQQQGYDLKEESNVAGCLMIYLKNKKQPMYELPRYYEAKDLGYTHQEPRDELKKHIKDNFKKVSEETAKIMKKVAKRIKENEADILRQQTNDRALFLMVNDLLPASFKEDDIERLGFDQQDNILESEYDMNECIYGRKVTARLPIKRYGEFRRFLKDRRLESLIKYYPEGEDIPLGIIESGKVQQKDDKFKYSNLAEELELYEMERDKLLELMYNVEKMLVDNYPEQITKKDNKYYEHYDCLEFAKKDLGLAEDVDLLNEENFKNLRNSMLHNQIPYESWIKERTDKMEDEPMITKRIITLIKIVYERLLNGIELKISRK, from the coding sequence ATGGAAGCCTCTGATCTGAAAGAACACCGATATAGGGACATCGAAAATGATCCTTATTACTTTAATCATTTTATCAATATGGGTAGGCATAATGCTTATCTGATAATACACGATATTTATGAGAGTGTATACAAAGAAGAACTAAATGTAGAAGAAAACAGCTTAGCTGTTTTTTGTAAAAAAGTTATTGACAGAAGTCAGGATAAGCCTGATGAAATGACCAAAGTAATAAGCCTGCTAATACGTCATTTCCCTTTTCTGGCATATTATGAAGATGAAAAGAGACTAAAAAGCACGGAAGAAAAGCCCCAAAAAGGAAAAGAATATGAAAGTTTAAATAAGTTGGCCGGTTATCTGGAGACTCTGAATAAAATCAGAAATCAAACATCTCACTACAAGCACAACAAAGAAGACGTATCCTTACCCAAATATCAACTTCTATTTGAAAAAGGCATCAAAGAAGCTCAAAACAGAATGGGATATGAAGATAAAGATGTGAAACACCTATACACAAATGCGTATTATAAATTAGCGAATAATACGATTCTCACCGAGGCTGGCATCTCCTATTTTGTATGCTTGTTTCTGGATAAGAAAAACGGATACCTTTTTCTGTCAAGGATCAAGGGATTTAAAGATAAAAATAAAACTTCTGAGAGATACAAGTCAGCCACGTTGGAAGCTTTCACCCAATTTCATTGCCATGTGCCCTACCCTAAATTAGAGAGTAGTGACATAGCGCTGGATATGCTCAATGAACTAAACCGTTGCCCCAAGCAGCTCTATAATGTATTGGGTAATGAAGATCAGAAGAAATTCATAGCCGCCATTTCAGAGAAGAATGAGAGTGATGATGAACTGCCGGAGCCAATAATGAAACGCTCCGAAGATCGTTTTCCCTACTTTGCTTTACGCTATTTTGAGGAATCGGACACGTTAGATGGCATAACGTTTCAGCTCTATCTGGGACGAAAACAGGCTCAGGAATCTCACACAAAAAAGATTGCCGGCACAGAGCGAGCGCACCTTTTGCTTAAAAACATGCATCTGTTTGGCTACTTGCCTTTTTACCAAAAGAAGGAAGCTCATAAATTCTATAAAGGAAATGAAGAGGTAGAGTTTTACGCACCTGCTTTTAGGATGGCAGGCAATCGCATAGGGTTGGTGCTAAGAGATGAAGCGCAGGAGCAATATGCTGTTCCACTGACAAACAAGACGGAGGAAGATAAGAATTATCCGGATGCGATACTCTCTACTCACGAACTGAGCGGGCTATTCTTTTACAATTTTCTTCATGAAAAAGGATGGATAAAAGATTCTCCTCAGAAATTCATTCAAAATTATTTAAGCGAATTCAGGCGATTCATCGATGATCTGCAAAAGGAGAAGATACACCCGGTCTCTACAGCTTCTTTCGTCGTCGGAAAAAGAAGACAGCACAAAGATGAGGATCTAAGCATACTCAAGGAGAACAGTAGCAAATTACAAACGCTGTTGGATGGCTATGGACTAAAGATGGATTGGATACCCGATGCTTGCAGGGAATATCTGCTGAACTACAAAGCTTCTTCGGATAAATTTATCATAAAAGATAAATTTGTGACCATGAAGAAAGATGCTGAGAGGAAACTAACACGCATAAGAGCTTTTGCAGAGGCTGAAAGAAAAGGAATGGTAACAATGAACGTTACCAGAAAGCAATTACGCATTGGTGAGCTGGCACAAGAACTAGCCCGAGATATTGTTTTTCTAACGCCTCCTCAAGAGACAGCCACCGGAGATAAGAAGAAAATCAATAATATGGAATTTGATGTCCTCCAAAAGATGCTGGCTTATTTCCCTATCTACAAGGATAAATTAAAGAAATATCTTAATGTACTAAAAGAGAAGGATAATCAATGGAAGCACCCGTTTTTACATTGGGTTTTCACCAACAGATACACTGCATATTCATCTCTGACAGATGTGTACGAAGCATATTATCAATCTAAAGCAAAGTGGATTGAGCAAGAAATATTAGTTGAGACAAAGGGTCAGAGAAAATTTCAAATTATTTGGAAACTAAAAGATCAAGATGCAACCGCAGCCAAATATGAGTATATCTTAAAGCTGAATCAAAAAACAAAGTTGGCTACCGAAAAGGTATATTCAGACAAAGCGGTGTACTTGCCTACGGATTTATTCAAAGCCTGCATTGTGAAAGCAATGCAGCAACAGGGATATGACCTGAAAGAAGAAAGTAATGTAGCAGGATGCTTAATGATTTATTTAAAGAACAAGAAGCAACCCATGTATGAATTGCCTCGCTATTATGAAGCTAAAGACTTAGGTTATACGCATCAGGAACCCAGAGATGAACTGAAAAAGCACATCAAAGACAACTTCAAAAAGGTTAGTGAAGAGACGGCAAAGATAATGAAGAAGGTGGCAAAAAGAATCAAAGAGAATGAGGCTGACATATTAAGGCAACAGACCAATGACCGGGCTCTCTTCCTGATGGTGAACGATTTGCTGCCTGCATCATTCAAGGAAGACGATATTGAACGCCTGGGCTTCGATCAACAGGACAATATACTGGAATCTGAATATGATATGAACGAATGCATCTATGGAAGAAAAGTAACTGCCAGATTACCGATAAAGCGTTATGGAGAGTTTCGCCGCTTTTTGAAAGACCGCCGCTTAGAGTCTTTGATAAAATACTACCCCGAAGGAGAAGATATTCCATTGGGAATAATAGAAAGTGGTAAGGTGCAACAAAAAGACGATAAGTTCAAATATAGCAATCTGGCCGAAGAATTAGAACTATACGAAATGGAACGGGACAAGTTACTCGAATTGATGTATAATGTAGAGAAAATGCTTGTGGACAATTATCCGGAGCAGATAACTAAGAAAGACAATAAATACTATGAGCACTATGATTGTCTGGAATTTGCGAAAAAGGACTTAGGACTAGCAGAGGATGTTGATTTATTGAACGAAGAAAACTTTAAGAACTTGAGAAACAGCATGCTTCACAATCAGATTCCGTATGAAAGCTGGATAAAAGAGAGAACAGATAAAATGGAAGATGAACCCATGATAACCAAGCGGATTATCACACTAATTAAAATTGTGTATGAGCGTTTATTAAATGGTATAGAACTAAAAATTAGCAGGAAATGA
- a CDS encoding N-acetylmuramoyl-L-alanine amidase encodes MKILIDNGHGRNTPGKRSPDGRLLEYAYTREIAHTVVSGLMTAGLEACLVVKEDIDVPLAERCQRVNETCRKEGTDNVILVSIHCNAAGAGSWMQARGWECYTGKGQTRSDTLAEFLYRAAETNLCGMHMRKDPSDGDSDKEESFYILRHTLCPAVLTENLFQDNREDADYLLSPQGRQAVAQLHIDGIIGYLNSL; translated from the coding sequence ATGAAAATATTAATAGACAACGGGCACGGCCGCAACACACCGGGCAAGCGCTCGCCGGACGGAAGATTACTTGAGTATGCCTACACCAGAGAAATTGCCCACACAGTAGTGTCAGGACTTATGACCGCAGGTTTAGAGGCCTGCCTGGTAGTAAAAGAGGACATAGACGTGCCGCTGGCCGAGCGTTGCCAACGAGTAAACGAAACGTGCCGCAAAGAGGGAACAGACAATGTTATCCTGGTATCCATCCACTGCAACGCCGCCGGGGCGGGCAGTTGGATGCAAGCCCGCGGTTGGGAGTGCTATACCGGCAAAGGGCAAACGCGGTCGGACACACTGGCCGAATTTCTGTATCGTGCCGCGGAGACCAACCTCTGCGGCATGCACATGCGCAAAGACCCCTCGGACGGCGACAGCGACAAGGAAGAATCATTCTACATTCTGCGCCACACCCTCTGCCCCGCCGTGCTCACCGAGAATCTTTTTCAGGACAACCGTGAAGATGCAGACTACCTGCTTTCGCCGCAAGGCAGGCAGGCCGTCGCACAGTTGCACATCGACGGCATAATCGGTTATCTGAACAGCCTGTGA
- a CDS encoding Lin1244/Lin1753 domain-containing protein, translating to MKNDKYFQHDVSACGNVKLMALIDKEGMKGYGIYWVVLEFLRQQESYLSPLKMLSFVAHRAKVTRKFVERVVMDYDLFVIEKECFYSPGMHKRMHTYDQKTLANSENARKAAIAKWQKIRENKHAAAMQREEKRGEETISCCCTTTSADASAASAKLSEIVSWECHVSEAMKDRSWLELEAMHSGLGRQFFQHLPIIVEAFRNHVRTYGTEHTILSLRDMKSYFSNFIKRGSATRKMVEEVIKAASAVDVYRYETLVDGRRTYCGVNIPEEAPPRPNPDSRWNEQAKRWER from the coding sequence ATGAAGAACGATAAATATTTTCAGCATGACGTTTCGGCGTGTGGCAATGTGAAGTTAATGGCATTGATTGATAAAGAAGGAATGAAAGGGTACGGAATCTATTGGGTGGTTTTGGAATTTCTCAGGCAGCAGGAATCTTATTTGTCTCCATTAAAGATGCTCTCTTTTGTGGCTCATCGAGCTAAAGTAACCCGTAAATTTGTGGAGCGTGTGGTGATGGATTATGACTTGTTTGTGATTGAAAAAGAGTGCTTTTATTCACCAGGAATGCACAAAAGAATGCATACTTATGATCAAAAGACGCTCGCGAATAGTGAAAATGCACGCAAAGCTGCGATAGCTAAGTGGCAGAAAATCAGAGAAAACAAGCATGCGGCCGCAATGCAAAGAGAAGAGAAGAGAGGAGAAGAGACTATTAGTTGTTGTTGCACAACAACGTCTGCCGACGCATCCGCCGCTTCCGCAAAATTATCTGAAATCGTTTCTTGGGAATGCCATGTTTCGGAAGCCATGAAAGATCGCTCGTGGTTGGAGCTTGAAGCCATGCATTCGGGTCTTGGCAGGCAGTTTTTTCAGCATCTGCCGATCATCGTGGAAGCGTTCAGAAACCACGTTCGCACTTACGGCACGGAGCATACGATCCTCTCGCTCCGGGACATGAAGTCTTACTTCAGCAACTTCATCAAGCGGGGCAGCGCTACCCGCAAGATGGTGGAGGAGGTGATAAAAGCGGCATCTGCCGTTGATGTGTATCGCTACGAAACGCTTGTCGACGGGCGGCGAACGTACTGCGGTGTGAACATTCCCGAGGAAGCTCCGCCACGCCCCAACCCCGATTCGCGGTGGAACGAGCAGGCCAAACGGTGGGAGCGATGA